Proteins co-encoded in one Hymenobacter swuensis DY53 genomic window:
- a CDS encoding RES family NAD+ phosphorylase: MLLYRLGKAPYISDTSGQGGLYYGGRWHKIGSQILYTAEHLSLAKLEVLANSPVLPRNYFALTLEIPDGTPFRQIDAADLPANWQQVPYPAELAEIGRAWLDEGRHWVLRVPSAHAPSEWNYLFNPLHPDHTRLLRTVTLEPHPFDARLK; the protein is encoded by the coding sequence GTGCTTCTCTACCGCCTGGGCAAGGCACCTTACATTTCGGATACCTCCGGGCAGGGAGGGTTGTATTACGGCGGACGCTGGCATAAAATCGGGAGCCAGATTCTGTATACGGCCGAGCATTTGTCTCTGGCCAAGCTGGAAGTGCTGGCTAACTCGCCAGTACTGCCGCGCAACTATTTCGCCCTTACTCTGGAAATTCCCGACGGTACGCCGTTCCGGCAAATCGACGCGGCCGACCTGCCCGCCAACTGGCAGCAGGTGCCGTACCCGGCCGAACTGGCCGAAATCGGGCGGGCCTGGCTGGATGAGGGCCGGCACTGGGTGTTGCGGGTACCCTCGGCGCATGCGCCTTCGGAATGGAACTATCTGTTCAACCCGCTGCATCCCGACCATACTCGGCTCCTGCGCACCGTTACCCTAGAGCCTCATCCTTTTGATGCCCGACTGAAATAG
- a CDS encoding flavin reductase family protein, giving the protein MSHFTASDLAQLEKVYRLNLVNAITGFKPVNLLGTADAAGRTNLAIISSVVHLGSNPALLGLIMRPPTVERHSYDNIRATGRYTLNHVHTDMAGAAHYTSANFPREVSEFTACGLTPEYLDGFAAPYVQESRLRIGLELVQEIPIEANGTVLLIGSVQHVYLPEQDVLRTDGSLDLAAAGTVALSGLDTYYEATPVARYGYARPHQPLPDLPLTDK; this is encoded by the coding sequence ATGTCCCATTTTACCGCCTCCGACCTCGCCCAGCTTGAGAAAGTATACCGGCTGAATCTGGTTAACGCCATTACCGGATTCAAACCGGTTAACCTACTGGGCACTGCCGACGCGGCGGGCCGCACCAATCTGGCCATTATCAGCTCCGTTGTACATCTGGGCTCTAACCCGGCCCTGCTGGGCCTCATTATGCGGCCGCCCACCGTGGAGCGCCATTCTTACGACAACATCCGAGCGACGGGCCGCTATACTCTCAACCATGTGCACACCGACATGGCCGGCGCGGCGCATTATACCTCCGCCAATTTCCCCCGGGAAGTATCCGAGTTTACGGCCTGCGGCCTGACCCCGGAATACCTGGATGGCTTTGCCGCCCCGTACGTGCAGGAAAGCCGGCTGCGCATTGGGCTGGAACTGGTGCAGGAAATCCCCATTGAAGCCAATGGCACAGTTCTGCTCATTGGGAGTGTGCAGCATGTGTACCTGCCGGAACAGGACGTGCTACGCACCGACGGCTCGCTGGATCTGGCGGCGGCCGGTACCGTGGCCCTCAGCGGCCTCGACACGTATTACGAGGCTACGCCAGTGGCCCGCTACGGCTACGCCCGCCCCCACCAGCCTCTGCCGGACCTGCCACTCACGGATAAGTAA
- a CDS encoding aldo/keto reductase: MNTITRVALGSQGLEVPIEGLGCMGMTGGINGMSVYGEADEQESLATLNRALELGINLLDTADLYGPMHNERLVGKALAGRRAEVILATKFGFEVDDQENWTGGYNGRPEYVRKSIERSLRNLRTDYVDLYYLHRLDPATPIEETVGAMSRLVEEGKVRYLGLSEVPADILQRAHQVHPITALQTEYSLFDRGVEENGVLQATRDLGIGFVGYSPLGRGFLSGEIKSPDDFEPTDSRRFFPRYQGENFYRNLALVEKLQSMAAAKGITAAQLALAWVLAQDVVAIPGTKRRTYLEQNVAAAAMPLTPGELAELDAILPVGSAAGQAYPEGF; encoded by the coding sequence ATGAATACCATCACACGCGTAGCCCTGGGCAGCCAGGGCCTGGAAGTACCCATCGAAGGCCTGGGCTGCATGGGCATGACGGGCGGCATTAATGGCATGAGCGTGTACGGCGAGGCCGACGAGCAGGAAAGCCTCGCGACCCTCAACCGGGCGCTGGAACTGGGCATCAACCTGCTGGACACGGCTGACCTGTACGGACCGATGCACAATGAGCGGCTGGTGGGGAAAGCCCTGGCTGGCCGGCGCGCCGAAGTCATTCTGGCAACCAAATTCGGGTTTGAAGTCGACGACCAGGAAAACTGGACCGGCGGCTACAACGGCCGGCCCGAGTACGTGCGCAAATCCATTGAACGCTCCCTGCGCAACCTGCGGACCGACTACGTGGACCTGTATTACCTGCACCGGCTCGACCCAGCCACGCCCATCGAAGAAACAGTGGGCGCCATGAGCCGGCTCGTGGAAGAAGGCAAAGTGCGCTACCTGGGCCTCTCGGAAGTACCAGCCGATATTCTGCAGCGGGCGCACCAGGTACATCCCATTACGGCGCTGCAAACGGAATATTCCCTCTTTGACCGGGGCGTGGAAGAGAATGGCGTATTGCAGGCCACGCGCGACCTGGGCATTGGCTTCGTGGGCTATTCGCCGCTGGGCCGGGGCTTTCTATCAGGTGAAATCAAGTCTCCCGATGACTTCGAGCCCACTGATTCCCGCCGCTTTTTTCCTCGCTACCAGGGGGAGAATTTCTACCGGAACCTGGCGTTGGTAGAGAAGCTACAGTCGATGGCCGCCGCCAAAGGCATAACAGCCGCGCAACTGGCCCTAGCCTGGGTTTTGGCGCAGGATGTGGTGGCCATTCCCGGCACCAAGCGGCGCACCTACCTGGAGCAGAACGTAGCCGCCGCCGCC
- a CDS encoding L,D-transpeptidase scaffold domain-containing protein, which translates to MDWLRSTVRSALLLVLLTGCAFSLEAHSRKHSERVTDVEMTAARATLRTLLDTRQHGAAATYRQLGLMAGPAVQAFYANQGYTTHWIQETGWNSRARQALALLGRAADVGLSPSRYAWATLQAFPDSLQQTGGTSRSKQLALSELRLTDALLRYTTHLRQGYLLPETLTPAPPADSLTAGPTAGLLQQALLAPDFATALLRNQPSTRAYRLLQGAWVRSLHASPTDSARLMQDTTAGFRRVALNLERLRWAAPADSEYAVVNIPAYRLQLIRNGQVIQTHRVIVGKPESPTPVLSSRIVVFVTSPEWRVPYSIAVREFLPALQRDPSYLYDNHYRMYDGRGRQINPWRVNWQKMTPEKFPYAIRQRAGSFNALGSVVFYFPNQQTVFLHDTPARSAFSRTDRALSHGCVRVEKPFKLAEYLLRRENRVKELTGMYQSVREQEKQRFDLQRSLTIYLRYYTCETDNGRLVFLPDIYHQDSLLAAALFGQ; encoded by the coding sequence ATGGATTGGTTAAGAAGCACCGTGCGGTCTGCCTTATTGCTTGTACTCCTCACTGGCTGCGCATTTTCTCTGGAAGCTCATTCCAGGAAACATAGTGAGCGAGTAACCGACGTGGAAATGACGGCGGCCCGGGCTACCCTGCGCACCCTGCTGGACACACGCCAGCACGGTGCCGCTGCCACGTACCGCCAACTGGGCCTGATGGCCGGCCCAGCCGTGCAGGCATTCTATGCCAACCAAGGGTACACTACGCACTGGATTCAGGAAACTGGCTGGAATAGCCGGGCCCGGCAGGCCCTGGCCTTGCTCGGCCGGGCCGCAGATGTGGGCCTGAGTCCGAGCCGTTACGCCTGGGCAACACTACAGGCCTTTCCTGACTCCTTGCAGCAAACGGGCGGCACCAGCCGGTCCAAACAGCTGGCCCTCTCGGAACTACGCCTTACAGACGCGCTGCTTCGGTACACCACCCACCTGCGCCAGGGCTACCTCCTTCCTGAAACGCTCACGCCCGCTCCCCCGGCCGATAGCCTGACGGCCGGCCCTACCGCCGGCCTGCTGCAACAAGCCCTACTGGCCCCCGATTTTGCCACGGCCCTGCTCCGAAACCAGCCCAGTACCCGGGCCTACCGCCTGCTGCAGGGGGCCTGGGTACGCAGCCTGCACGCCTCCCCCACCGATTCGGCGCGTCTGATGCAGGACACAACGGCCGGCTTCCGCCGAGTGGCCCTGAACCTGGAACGGCTCCGGTGGGCCGCCCCGGCCGATTCGGAATACGCGGTGGTCAATATTCCGGCGTATCGGCTCCAGCTCATCCGGAACGGGCAGGTCATCCAGACCCACAGGGTGATTGTGGGCAAGCCAGAGTCGCCGACTCCCGTGCTCAGCAGCCGCATAGTGGTATTTGTAACGTCTCCGGAATGGCGCGTACCCTATAGCATTGCCGTGCGAGAGTTTCTGCCGGCGCTGCAGCGCGACCCGAGCTACCTCTACGACAATCATTACCGCATGTATGACGGCCGGGGCCGGCAGATCAATCCGTGGCGGGTAAACTGGCAGAAGATGACGCCGGAGAAATTCCCTTACGCTATCCGGCAACGGGCCGGCTCGTTCAATGCCCTGGGCAGCGTGGTGTTCTACTTTCCCAACCAGCAGACCGTTTTCCTGCACGATACGCCCGCCCGCAGTGCCTTCAGCCGCACCGACCGAGCCCTGAGCCACGGCTGCGTGCGCGTGGAAAAGCCGTTCAAACTGGCTGAGTACCTGCTACGCCGGGAGAACAGGGTGAAAGAGCTGACCGGCATGTACCAGAGCGTCCGGGAGCAGGAGAAACAACGCTTCGACCTACAGCGCAGCCTGACCATCTACCTGCGGTATTACACCTGCGAAACGGATAACGGGCGGCTGGTATTCCTGCCTGATATTTATCACCAGGACAGCCTATTAGCCGCTGCATTGTTCGGGCAATAA
- a CDS encoding aldo/keto reductase, which translates to MQLTNFRTLGRSGLVVSPLTLGTMTFGTPRWGSADEVSQQIFNAYVDAGGNFLDTADVYAKGRSEELVGHYIKERGLRDQLVLATKFAFNTSPGNPHAGGNGRKNIYQSLESSLRRLQTDYVDLYWLHAWDMVTPVEEVLQTLGDLVRAGKIRYFGFSDIPAWYATKAATLAQAHGIPGPIALQLEYSLVERSIEREHLPAARECGLGVLPWSPLAAGFLAGKYPREAPKATGEGRLTGSNPFGDSKFTDHNWQVLEVLRTVAAELNRPLAQVALAWASAQQGITSLILGASKLEQLHDNLASLEVRLTPRQLQALDEASAPAPTFPYPIFTPAINKGIFGGHSVQGWQ; encoded by the coding sequence ATGCAACTCACTAATTTCCGCACCCTCGGCCGCTCCGGCCTCGTTGTCAGCCCGCTCACACTGGGCACCATGACCTTTGGTACGCCGCGCTGGGGCTCTGCCGATGAGGTTTCCCAACAGATCTTCAATGCCTACGTGGACGCGGGTGGCAACTTCTTGGATACGGCTGATGTGTATGCCAAAGGCCGCAGCGAAGAGCTGGTGGGCCACTACATCAAGGAACGCGGCCTGCGCGACCAACTGGTACTGGCCACCAAGTTCGCCTTCAACACCAGCCCCGGCAACCCGCACGCTGGCGGCAACGGCCGCAAAAACATCTACCAGTCGCTGGAAAGCTCCCTGCGCCGCCTCCAGACCGACTACGTGGACCTGTACTGGCTGCATGCCTGGGATATGGTCACGCCCGTGGAAGAAGTACTCCAGACCCTCGGCGACCTAGTGCGGGCGGGTAAAATCCGCTATTTCGGCTTTTCGGATATTCCGGCCTGGTACGCCACCAAGGCTGCCACGCTGGCGCAAGCCCACGGCATTCCGGGTCCCATTGCGCTGCAGCTGGAGTATTCGCTGGTGGAGCGCAGCATTGAGCGGGAACACCTGCCCGCCGCCCGGGAGTGCGGCCTCGGGGTACTGCCCTGGAGCCCCCTGGCCGCCGGATTCCTGGCCGGCAAGTACCCGCGCGAAGCCCCCAAAGCCACCGGCGAAGGCCGCCTCACCGGCAGCAACCCCTTCGGCGACTCCAAATTCACGGACCACAACTGGCAGGTGCTGGAGGTGCTACGCACGGTGGCCGCCGAGCTGAACCGCCCGCTGGCGCAGGTGGCTCTGGCCTGGGCCTCGGCACAACAAGGCATTACCTCACTTATTCTGGGCGCCAGCAAGCTGGAGCAACTCCATGATAACTTAGCCTCATTGGAAGTCCGGCTTACGCCCAGGCAGCTCCAAGCCCTGGACGAGGCCAGCGCCCCGGCTCCTACGTTTCCGTACCCCATTTTTACGCCGGCCATTAACAAAGGAATTTTCGGGGGCCACTCGGTGCAAGGCTGGCAGTAG
- a CDS encoding DUF4259 domain-containing protein, giving the protein MSTSGFRNFDNDDAADFLADFADDPSEVLLLEALITAAEEEKHLEAEAAGAALAAAEIVAAWLGDPTPDFPADVLDLTEELDVSDEEALTDLATRAVLAVLRNSELLDLWQASDELAQWQATQENLLARLA; this is encoded by the coding sequence ATGAGCACTTCCGGCTTTCGCAACTTTGATAACGACGACGCGGCTGATTTTCTGGCCGACTTTGCCGATGACCCCAGCGAAGTGCTCCTGCTGGAAGCCCTGATTACGGCTGCCGAGGAAGAAAAGCACCTGGAGGCGGAAGCCGCCGGGGCCGCTCTGGCCGCCGCCGAAATTGTGGCTGCCTGGCTGGGCGACCCCACGCCCGACTTTCCGGCCGATGTGCTCGACCTCACGGAGGAACTGGATGTCAGCGACGAAGAGGCCCTGACCGACCTAGCCACCCGGGCCGTGCTGGCCGTACTGCGGAATTCTGAGTTGCTGGACCTCTGGCAGGCCTCCGATGAACTGGCTCAGTGGCAGGCGACGCAGGAAAATCTGCTGGCGCGGCTGGCCTGA
- a CDS encoding fasciclin domain-containing protein, translating to MKKHLLSLSFIALLGTASATSATAQAKMTPGTVSVGGQAMYPNKNIVENAVNSADHTTLVAAVKAAGLVETLQGKGPFTVFAPTNAAFTALPAGTVETLVKPENKATLTKILTYHVVAGNMTADKIMAAIKAGKGTATLKTVSGGTLKAMMNGPKNVVLQDEKGNISTISTYDVIQSNGVIHVIDKVLMP from the coding sequence ATGAAAAAGCACCTGCTTTCCCTCTCATTCATTGCCCTGCTGGGCACGGCCTCCGCAACTTCCGCTACGGCTCAGGCCAAGATGACGCCCGGCACCGTATCGGTAGGCGGCCAGGCAATGTACCCCAACAAGAATATCGTGGAAAATGCCGTTAACTCGGCCGACCACACAACCCTGGTAGCTGCCGTGAAAGCTGCTGGCCTGGTAGAAACGCTCCAGGGCAAAGGTCCCTTTACCGTATTTGCGCCCACTAATGCCGCCTTCACAGCCCTGCCCGCCGGCACCGTGGAAACGTTGGTGAAGCCCGAAAATAAAGCCACGCTCACTAAAATCCTGACCTACCACGTAGTGGCCGGCAATATGACCGCCGACAAAATTATGGCGGCCATCAAGGCCGGCAAAGGCACTGCTACCCTAAAAACGGTGAGCGGTGGCACGCTGAAAGCCATGATGAACGGCCCGAAAAACGTTGTACTTCAGGACGAAAAAGGGAATATTTCCACTATTTCCACCTACGACGTAATTCAAAGCAACGGCGTAATTCACGTAATTGATAAAGTGCTGATGCCGTAA